In one Neobacillus sp. WH10 genomic region, the following are encoded:
- a CDS encoding YqzH family protein: MEKKLVNKMIINCFKQYYEADSTPLGDKDLEELTNRIFRIKEEEPTADLFEVVNDAVYEFLTN, translated from the coding sequence ATGGAGAAAAAGCTGGTTAACAAAATGATCATAAACTGTTTTAAACAGTATTATGAGGCTGATTCAACGCCTCTTGGCGATAAGGATTTGGAGGAGCTGACAAATCGAATTTTTCGAATAAAAGAAGAAGAACCAACTGCAGATTTATTTGAGGTAGTAAATGATGCAGTCTATGAGTTTTTAACAAATTGA